AACATGTATTTTATCTGGGCCGATATTTGAAGCTCTTAAAAAGTTTTCCATCTGGGAAGTAAGTGCTCCATGGTCAATTATCATTGCCTTTAGATCAGGATTGGCAGAAACATATCCTGTAATTACAGGAGTTCCAAGGGAAGAATCCTTATCAATTTCAGTGGAAATTTCAAGATAATCCACTTTTATTCCCTCATCTTCCAAAACCTCAATTATACCTTTGGTGCGAAGGCCTCTTGTTTGAAGTCTTTTAAGTCCCCAGACAAAAACCCTGTCTCCTTTTTTAAGGTTAAATCTTTTGATGGATTCTTTTGCCATACTTTGTCCCTGATTGTAATTGTCAGGACCAATGTAGCCAAAACCCTGGGAAATATAGTTTTCCTGTAAAGAGGGAAGGGGAGTGTCAATACAGGTTACAATTATTCCCTTTTTTTGTGCTTCTTCAATAAAAGGGGCATAGGCCAAATCTCCTGGATGACCCATTACAACAATTCCGTCAGGCCTTGCTGAAAGAGCTGTTTTAAAGTTTTCCACCATTTTTTGAGGCGACCATTCAGAATACATGAATTTTACTTTGGCTCCCAGATCAAATCCTGCCTGTTTTGCTCCATTATATACAATAGTTCCATAGGCTCCTCCTGGAGGGCCTCCTGTATCAAACCAGATTTCAAGATTTTCACCTGTTCTTATCATTTTTTCTGCGTACAAAGGCGATAGAGTAAAAATAGAAATAATCAGGGCTAAAATTATTTTTTTCATTTGGTTTCCTTTCAGTTTTTTTCTGGAATAAGTAATACTTTGCATTAAGAAATAATTCTGGAACTTATGAATTTGAATTTTTAAATACTTTTTTTAACTTTTCTTCTAATCATGATATAGCATTTTTTGAGAATTCGTCGAGTTTAAATCCAAGTGAGTTTGTTATTGTTTCAAAAAATTTCAATTCTTTTTGAAGTTCTTTTTTTTAACCGGAACTTTAAGTGATTTTTAACTTTACTTTTTAAGGGTTAAAGTTTAAATTTTTAATCGTTCAATTTTTGAAATGTTTTTAAATCGAAAATTTATAAATTTGAAATATTAAAGGATGAGAATGGAAAATTGGGATAAGCTCCTTGATGAACTTATAGATTATTGGGAGACCCTTTTTTACAAGCTTAAAGACGCTGATAATTCTGCGTCTGCTGTTTTAGAATCCCAATTAAGTGAGCAGGAGCTTAAGGTGATTATTTTTCTTGGGAAAAATGGGGATGAAAGAATGAAAGATATTGCTGAGCACATGAATCTTGTGGTCAGCTCTCTTACTTCAATTGCAGACAAGCTTGTTGAAAAAAAATTTGTTGAAAGAAAACGGTCAGAGGCTGACAGAAGAATTGTAAGACTGTCTCTTACAAAAAAAGGTCAAAGTTTTTTTTCTGAATTAAGAGAAATAAAAAAAATGAAGGGGAGGGAAATTTTAGGTCTTTTAGATAATGAAGATAAGAAAACTTATGTAGAATTAATGAGGAAAATGGTAGAAAGAAGCAGAAACGCTTAGTTTAGGTAAGCTGCTTTTTATTTTATATTGTAATATAACAGGGAGGTTTTGATTAATGATTAAATTTAAAAAAATTTTGCTGATTTCAGCATTAATTTTTCTATTGCCCTTTTCCAGCTATTCAGGAGAAGTTA
This sequence is a window from Desulforegulaceae bacterium. Protein-coding genes within it:
- a CDS encoding MarR family transcriptional regulator translates to MENWDKLLDELIDYWETLFYKLKDADNSASAVLESQLSEQELKVIIFLGKNGDERMKDIAEHMNLVVSSLTSIADKLVEKKFVERKRSEADRRIVRLSLTKKGQSFFSELREIKKMKGREILGLLDNEDKKTYVELMRKMVERSRNA
- a CDS encoding substrate-binding domain-containing protein, which translates into the protein MKKIILALIISIFTLSPLYAEKMIRTGENLEIWFDTGGPPGGAYGTIVYNGAKQAGFDLGAKVKFMYSEWSPQKMVENFKTALSARPDGIVVMGHPGDLAYAPFIEEAQKKGIIVTCIDTPLPSLQENYISQGFGYIGPDNYNQGQSMAKESIKRFNLKKGDRVFVWGLKRLQTRGLRTKGIIEVLEDEGIKVDYLEISTEIDKDSSLGTPVITGYVSANPDLKAMIIDHGALTSQMENFLRASNIGPDKIHVAGFSLSPATAEAIEKGYVDLIGDAQPFLLGYLSITQIVLTKKFGFSGLTIDTGSGFIGKNEIEKIKPLAKKGLR